The genomic segment CTCTTCTGAGCAATTCATGTTTCGGATTAAGGAACAATGCCCAGAACTCCTCCACATCCAGGTCTTCAAGTTGTGGCATCATGTAGTCACCGATGGCCAAGGCATTCTTTAGAACAGGTTTCTCCTCTGGAGCTGTCTTTCTAAAACGCTTCCCGAACTCACAGGCAGCGACTATTGCAATGGCCCGGTTCTTACCAATGCCACGGTAGCACATCAGTTCTTCCATTGTCTTTTTACCCAGTTTGGAAAGGTCATTGCCGCAGTCATCCAACATCTGATTCATGAGATCTACGGTAGGAAACTCTTTCGGGCCGTTGCCAATAATGATGGCCAAAAGTTCACTCTCGCTGAGCTGGCTGACACCATCCGTCTGGAATTTCTCCATTGGGATGTCATCATTAGTCCATTTCTTGATTGATGGAACAGGATCCTCTTCCTGATTTTTCTGGACGGTGATAGCTGAAGTAGGGTACAGCTCATGAAGAGAGGCTTCCAGCATAGACATCCTTTTCTCATGTTCTTCAAGTCTTCTGCTGTCTCTTTCTTCGAAATCTCTGCTTCTCCTTGGCCGTCTGTTTTCTTCCCTATCCTCAAAATGACGAAATGATTCCCTGCCATCCTTTGGACGGAATTCGTCTCTTGAACGACTGCGTCTTCTGGATTTATCCTCTTTCTCAGGATTCACATAGCCTAATACACCAGTGGGACGATAACTGCCACGTGCGACTCCAGGTCTATATGGAACACTTGGAGAAGAGTCAGACCGTCCAGTAACAGGGTGATAAGTCACCTTGTTACTTGGCTTACGTTCATTTCCTCTTCGTCCTTCCTCCCTGTCAAGCTCTTTTTTTGAAGGCTTCCTGATCAGTGTCTCAATGGGTTCATCGACCAGTTCCCCGACAAAATTGTTCTCACCATTGTCCATGTTGATGTTAACACCCGTTTCTTCCTTCTCAGCAGGGGCCTCCATTACAGGCTCTTCCTGCCATGCAACTAACTTCTTCATACGATTTGATTTTAAATGTTGATATTGTATTGATTGAATTTCTCTTGCTTACTCTCATGCCAACAGACGCATTACATCAAGGATGGTCAGGTTAGTAGCAGACAAGTCCGTCCTTTTAAGCCTACTGTTACATCGGTCTATTAAGGCTTCGCATTCATCGACGGCTCTCTTTGACACTATCTGATACCGTGAGTTTACCTCATTGTTGGCTACTGTATGCGGTGTGGCTATATCCCTGCTCTGGCCACGAAAAGCCACGTTGAAGCAGATGCCCAGCTTGCCGTCCTCATGCTTCAGCAGAGGATCGACATAGTATCTGAACGTGACTGTGTCCTCATGTACCGAAGTAAGGAAGTCACCCTCCGTTCCACCCAGCTCTTTCAGACGGCTATTCGACATCAGATGATACTCAAACACGTAATTGATCAGACGGAAGTTCGCATCGTTGATGCGTGAGAAGTCCTGCCGGATATACATGT from the Prevotella sp. E15-22 genome contains:
- a CDS encoding RadC family protein, which gives rise to MKKLVAWQEEPVMEAPAEKEETGVNINMDNGENNFVGELVDEPIETLIRKPSKKELDREEGRRGNERKPSNKVTYHPVTGRSDSSPSVPYRPGVARGSYRPTGVLGYVNPEKEDKSRRRSRSRDEFRPKDGRESFRHFEDREENRRPRRSRDFEERDSRRLEEHEKRMSMLEASLHELYPTSAITVQKNQEEDPVPSIKKWTNDDIPMEKFQTDGVSQLSESELLAIIIGNGPKEFPTVDLMNQMLDDCGNDLSKLGKKTMEELMCYRGIGKNRAIAIVAACEFGKRFRKTAPEEKPVLKNALAIGDYMMPQLEDLDVEEFWALFLNPKHELLRRVRICRGEVSENAADPRNIMRFGVLYNATYIVTVHNHVSGNPSPTKFDNTIAAKLTQAAESVRMTLHDHIILADEQYYSFKDNKKL